A stretch of Mobula birostris isolate sMobBir1 chromosome 2, sMobBir1.hap1, whole genome shotgun sequence DNA encodes these proteins:
- the atp5f1e gene encoding ATP synthase subunit epsilon, mitochondrial, producing the protein MVAYWRQAGLSYIRYSRICAQAVRAALKPQYQAEAKKVGDINVKVNKPKE; encoded by the exons ATGGTGGCGTACTGGAGACAGGCGGGACTCAG TTACATTCGTTATTCTCGTATTTGTGCACAAGCAGTGCGGGCTGCTCTGAAACCCCAGTACCAAGCAGAGGCTAAGAAAGTAGGAGATATAAATGTAAAAGTCAACAAGCCAAAAGAGTAA